A DNA window from uncultured Methanoregula sp. contains the following coding sequences:
- a CDS encoding SDR family oxidoreductase — MKYIVTGGAGFIGSHIVEELVHRQHEVVILDNLFSGNQKNIKDFVSQPHVEFIRGSITSPDLLKETFRGADGVFHMGAIASVPRSVADPKESHEVNLTGTLNVLTAAKECGVKKVILASSAAVYGENPALPKTESMKPETISPYAVTKIAGEQYCEVFSRLYGVKSVSLRYFNVFGPRQDPTSPYSGVISRFIKNILSNQPIEIYGDGKQTRDYIFVKDVAEANLRAMESSAEGSFNIACGRCINLIELAREIMEITRTTVPLTFKPPREGDIRNSLADISRAREAFGFAPQYSVRAGLEETVAWYRTQE, encoded by the coding sequence ATGAAATACATTGTTACCGGCGGGGCAGGATTTATCGGATCTCATATTGTCGAAGAACTCGTGCACCGGCAGCACGAAGTGGTAATCCTGGATAACCTGTTCTCGGGAAACCAAAAAAATATCAAAGATTTCGTGTCGCAGCCCCATGTTGAATTTATCCGGGGAAGTATCACCAGTCCGGATCTGCTCAAAGAAACATTTCGCGGAGCGGATGGAGTCTTCCATATGGGAGCAATCGCGTCGGTACCCCGGTCGGTAGCCGATCCAAAGGAATCCCATGAGGTCAACCTGACCGGGACCCTCAATGTCCTGACCGCAGCAAAGGAGTGCGGGGTAAAAAAAGTGATCCTTGCATCCTCAGCGGCAGTATATGGAGAGAACCCGGCCCTTCCCAAAACCGAATCCATGAAACCCGAGACAATCTCCCCGTACGCCGTGACCAAGATTGCCGGCGAACAATACTGCGAAGTCTTCTCCCGGCTCTATGGGGTAAAGTCCGTATCGTTGCGGTACTTCAATGTCTTTGGGCCACGGCAGGATCCAACCTCTCCGTATTCCGGCGTCATCAGCCGGTTCATCAAAAATATTCTCAGTAACCAGCCGATTGAAATTTACGGCGATGGGAAACAGACCCGGGACTATATCTTTGTCAAGGATGTTGCAGAGGCCAATCTCCGGGCAATGGAGAGTAGTGCCGAAGGATCGTTCAACATTGCCTGCGGGAGATGCATCAACCTCATAGAGCTTGCCCGCGAGATCATGGAAATTACCAGAACAACCGTTCCCCTAACATTCAAACCCCCGCGGGAAGGGGATATCCGCAACTCGCTCGCAGATATTTCCCGGGCACGGGAAGCCTTCGGTTTTGCTCCCCAATACTCGGTACGGGCGGGCCTGGAAGAGACCGTTGCATGGTACCGGACCCAGGAATAA
- a CDS encoding type II toxin-antitoxin system VapC family toxin: MSDKTVLDSSVIAAIFFPEELTARTVKKIQGMDCITVDLAVTDAANVAAKRILSGADSPDDMKIMLHDAIKFIEVLCETIPSRDLVEPALDLACELDISLYDALFVAAAVQHRAPLFTADKALSLAAGKACRVKLLE; this comes from the coding sequence ATGTCCGATAAGACCGTACTGGATTCAAGCGTCATTGCCGCGATCTTTTTTCCGGAGGAGCTGACCGCGAGGACAGTCAAAAAAATCCAAGGGATGGACTGCATCACGGTAGATCTTGCCGTCACGGACGCGGCGAACGTTGCCGCGAAACGGATCTTATCCGGGGCGGACAGTCCGGATGATATGAAGATCATGCTCCATGATGCCATAAAGTTCATAGAAGTACTCTGCGAAACGATCCCTTCCCGGGACTTGGTTGAGCCGGCGCTCGACCTGGCCTGCGAACTCGATATCTCTCTCTACGATGCATTGTTCGTTGCTGCCGCGGTACAGCACAGGGCCCCGCTGTTCACTGCCGACAAAGCCCTTTCACTGGCGGCCGGGAAGGCCTGCAGGGTGAAGCTGCTGGAGTAG
- a CDS encoding nucleotide sugar dehydrogenase — MLKKTVCVFGLGYVGLPLAEDFSEHIRTIGYRRDQKKVDELNSKPGNKIEATTNPAMIKEADYVIIAVPTPVTKAKDPDMEPVISASKVVGRNLKKHAIVVMESTVYPGVTEDIMVPIIERESGMKCGKDFKIGYSPERINPGDEEHVLRNINKIVSGMDMDTLNELSELYSLITNVYRAPTIKVAEAAKVVENVQRDLNIALMNELSMLFSRLDIDTIEVLKAAGTKWNFHHYRPGMVGGHCIPVDPYYLVQKAKEVGYHPQVILAGRAINDGMPKCVAEMTVKALIKVGKQIKGSNVLIMGLTYKEDVADIRESPVEHMVAELKEYDVNVYGYDPLLSDSVIKQFGAKPVPKLDKKMDAVIITVAHSAFKKMSVTDILRFMKDKPVLMDVRGMVDRDTAVKNGIYYWTL, encoded by the coding sequence ATGCTGAAGAAAACTGTCTGTGTCTTTGGACTTGGCTATGTCGGTCTTCCCCTTGCAGAGGATTTTTCCGAGCATATCCGTACTATTGGTTACAGGCGCGATCAGAAGAAAGTTGATGAACTGAATTCAAAACCCGGGAACAAGATTGAAGCAACGACCAACCCGGCCATGATCAAGGAAGCGGATTATGTTATCATTGCAGTTCCTACACCTGTAACAAAGGCAAAAGATCCTGATATGGAACCGGTTATTTCCGCATCAAAAGTTGTCGGGAGGAACCTGAAGAAACACGCAATAGTTGTTATGGAGTCAACGGTTTATCCTGGGGTCACTGAAGATATCATGGTTCCCATCATTGAACGGGAGTCGGGTATGAAATGCGGAAAGGACTTCAAGATCGGATATTCTCCGGAACGAATCAATCCCGGCGATGAGGAGCACGTACTTCGTAATATCAATAAAATTGTATCTGGTATGGATATGGATACACTGAATGAACTATCCGAACTGTACAGTTTAATTACGAATGTCTACCGGGCTCCCACGATTAAAGTTGCAGAAGCAGCAAAAGTGGTCGAGAATGTTCAGCGGGATCTGAATATCGCACTCATGAACGAGCTCTCGATGCTCTTCTCCCGGCTTGATATCGATACAATTGAGGTCTTAAAGGCAGCCGGTACCAAGTGGAACTTTCACCACTACCGGCCGGGGATGGTCGGGGGCCACTGCATTCCTGTAGATCCGTATTACCTTGTCCAAAAAGCAAAGGAAGTCGGATATCATCCTCAAGTGATCCTTGCCGGCCGTGCGATCAATGACGGTATGCCGAAATGCGTTGCCGAAATGACGGTTAAGGCTCTCATTAAAGTTGGCAAACAGATCAAAGGATCCAATGTTCTTATCATGGGCTTGACCTACAAGGAGGATGTTGCTGATATCCGTGAATCTCCCGTTGAGCATATGGTCGCGGAACTAAAAGAGTATGATGTGAATGTTTACGGTTATGATCCGCTTCTTTCCGATTCGGTGATTAAGCAATTTGGTGCGAAGCCTGTTCCAAAATTGGACAAGAAGATGGATGCAGTTATTATTACCGTAGCGCATTCGGCATTCAAAAAGATGAGTGTAACCGATATTCTCCGGTTCATGAAAGATAAGCCCGTTCTGATGGATGTGAGAGGAATGGTAGATCGGGATACCGCAGTGAAGAATGGGATATATTATTGGACCTTATAA
- a CDS encoding Gfo/Idh/MocA family oxidoreductase, with the protein MDVGVIGCGMMGKNHVRVYSELKLVDQVYVYDPDPKSVSHLKSTCESVSVCPTIEDLIERVDAASICVPTPYHFRVAKQLIESHVPCLIEKPICQTVKEAEDLINLIPDDLTVGVGHIERFNAIIPELAQIIKHPLYIEINRHNPGSSRIVGTSIIEDLMIHDIDLLFNLFPIKKWDLTCSGNDDVATALFTINTCPAILTASRKSSKKVRRIYIEEEHFTVEGDFMAQELYIHRKPGRFSIEGERYSQETTIEKVQVNKSEPLKKELKTFLRAVKDKTPFTVTPRQALDNMVICEKIHACLKTART; encoded by the coding sequence TTGGATGTTGGCGTTATCGGTTGCGGAATGATGGGAAAGAACCATGTCCGCGTGTATTCTGAACTCAAGCTTGTTGACCAGGTCTATGTATACGATCCCGATCCCAAATCCGTAAGCCACCTGAAATCCACATGCGAATCTGTTTCGGTGTGCCCAACTATCGAGGATCTGATCGAGAGGGTTGATGCAGCCAGTATCTGCGTACCAACTCCCTATCATTTCCGGGTTGCAAAACAACTTATCGAATCGCATGTTCCCTGCCTTATCGAAAAACCTATCTGCCAGACGGTAAAGGAAGCCGAAGATCTCATCAACCTGATCCCGGATGACCTGACCGTTGGCGTCGGGCATATCGAGCGGTTCAATGCAATCATCCCTGAACTGGCCCAGATCATCAAACACCCGCTCTATATCGAGATCAACCGGCATAACCCGGGCTCCTCGCGCATTGTCGGTACCTCTATCATCGAAGATCTCATGATCCATGATATCGATCTTCTCTTCAATCTCTTTCCGATAAAAAAATGGGATCTTACCTGTTCGGGCAATGATGATGTTGCAACCGCACTTTTTACCATCAATACATGCCCGGCAATCCTGACCGCAAGCCGGAAATCCTCGAAAAAAGTCCGCAGGATTTACATCGAGGAAGAACATTTCACGGTCGAGGGGGACTTCATGGCCCAGGAGCTGTATATCCACCGCAAGCCCGGCAGGTTCTCCATTGAAGGCGAGCGATATTCGCAGGAAACCACGATTGAGAAAGTGCAGGTCAACAAATCCGAACCCCTGAAAAAGGAGCTCAAGACCTTCCTCCGGGCAGTGAAGGATAAGACCCCATTCACGGTCACGCCCCGGCAGGCACTTGACAACATGGTGATATGCGAAAAGATCCATGCGTGCCTGAAAACTGCCAGAACATAA
- a CDS encoding DegT/DnrJ/EryC1/StrS family aminotransferase — MIRIPVAQPEAGDEEINAVTGVLRSGMFAQGPVVKQFENEFAALCNTKHAIAVNNGTAALHAALASAGIGPGDEVIVPTFSFFATASCVSMCGARPVFVDVDERMFGIDPSCVNNVITKKTKAVIGVHLFGQPFDVRPVKEICDDHKIPLIEDAAQAHGALYHKKPIGSLGHAGCFSFYPTKNMTTGEGGIITTDDDQYASVIRRFINHGQSEKYLHTMIGYNYRMTDIGAAIGREQLKKLPQYNAQRMANATYLTSHIRQPGLVVPWCMPDAVHVYHQYVLRVLPSFHLKRSELIDLLAEKGIGSAVHYPIPIHQQPVYRKTGEDVSCPVAERLSGEVLSLPVHPHVTEPMLGEICNAINGVQ, encoded by the coding sequence ATGATCAGGATACCTGTTGCCCAACCGGAAGCCGGAGACGAAGAGATCAATGCAGTAACCGGGGTTTTACGATCCGGGATGTTCGCTCAGGGACCGGTTGTCAAACAGTTCGAGAATGAGTTTGCGGCATTATGCAATACAAAACACGCAATTGCCGTGAACAATGGCACGGCAGCCCTCCATGCGGCCCTTGCTTCTGCCGGTATAGGCCCCGGCGATGAAGTGATTGTTCCCACATTCTCGTTCTTTGCCACCGCCAGCTGTGTTTCCATGTGCGGGGCAAGACCGGTCTTTGTCGATGTTGATGAGCGGATGTTCGGGATTGATCCGTCATGCGTGAACAATGTAATAACAAAAAAGACCAAAGCTGTAATCGGGGTTCATCTCTTCGGCCAGCCGTTTGATGTCCGGCCTGTAAAAGAGATCTGCGATGATCATAAAATCCCGCTCATCGAGGATGCAGCGCAGGCCCATGGGGCACTCTACCATAAAAAACCGATCGGCAGCCTGGGGCATGCCGGGTGTTTCTCATTCTACCCGACCAAGAATATGACCACCGGTGAAGGAGGCATCATCACAACCGATGATGATCAATATGCCTCGGTGATCCGCCGGTTCATCAACCACGGGCAGAGCGAGAAGTATCTGCACACGATGATCGGGTACAATTACCGGATGACCGATATCGGCGCGGCGATTGGCCGGGAACAGCTGAAGAAGCTCCCGCAATATAACGCACAGCGGATGGCAAATGCCACGTATCTCACATCGCACATCCGCCAGCCCGGGCTTGTTGTTCCCTGGTGCATGCCCGATGCCGTGCATGTCTACCACCAGTACGTTCTACGGGTCCTTCCTTCGTTTCACCTGAAACGCTCGGAGCTTATCGATTTGCTGGCTGAAAAGGGAATCGGGTCTGCTGTCCACTACCCCATCCCTATTCACCAGCAGCCGGTGTACCGGAAAACCGGAGAAGATGTATCCTGCCCGGTTGCTGAACGTCTTTCTGGAGAAGTGCTCTCGCTGCCGGTCCATCCCCATGTCACCGAACCGATGCTTGGGGAGATCTGCAATGCAATAAACGGGGTTCAATGA
- a CDS encoding nucleotide sugar dehydrogenase — translation MKSTLSELIKQRGPIRKIGVLGMGYVGIPAAALLADSPKFEKVYGFQRDSKSSGYKIAMLNRGESPLKGEEPGLEDLLKKVTREKKFECTSDFSKIAELDAVTLSIQTPFLNKNDLLPDFSALFDGVKNVGHYLLPGMLVVLESTITPGTTSGIAREILEQESGLKAGIDFALAHAPERVMVGRLLRNIREHDRIVGGIDEVSTRRATELYSPLLTIGKVIPMSATAAEVTKTAENTFRDLQIAAINELALYCEAMGINVYDVRTGVDSLKGEGITRAMLWPGAGVGGHCLTKDTFHLERGVQVLGKGTLDYPAGEPSLYVLARHINDFMPRHMLTLTRQGLERAGKSLERSKIALLGWAFLGNSDDARDPPSELYYDLAKKAGAEISVHDPWVESYPGIMIERNISSVMRNADAVVVFTGHNEYRSLKPLDVKTLCGKDHPVIVDGRNVIDPDVFIGAGFVYKGVGRGDKNRHEVR, via the coding sequence ATGAAATCCACACTTTCGGAACTGATTAAACAACGCGGCCCGATCCGGAAGATCGGTGTCCTTGGCATGGGCTATGTGGGCATTCCCGCAGCTGCCCTCCTGGCAGATTCACCAAAATTTGAAAAAGTCTATGGTTTCCAGCGGGATTCAAAGAGTTCCGGATATAAGATCGCCATGCTGAACCGGGGCGAGAGCCCGCTGAAAGGAGAAGAGCCGGGTCTTGAGGACTTGCTGAAAAAAGTAACTCGTGAAAAAAAATTCGAGTGCACTTCCGACTTTTCAAAAATTGCAGAACTCGATGCAGTCACCCTCTCCATCCAGACCCCGTTCCTGAACAAGAACGATCTTCTCCCGGACTTCTCAGCCCTCTTTGATGGTGTGAAGAATGTCGGACACTATCTACTGCCCGGCATGCTCGTTGTCCTGGAGTCGACCATCACGCCCGGCACTACGAGTGGCATTGCCCGGGAGATCCTGGAGCAGGAGTCCGGCCTGAAAGCAGGCATTGATTTTGCGCTTGCCCATGCACCGGAGCGGGTGATGGTTGGCCGGCTCCTCCGCAATATCCGGGAGCACGACCGGATCGTTGGCGGGATCGATGAGGTGAGTACGAGACGAGCAACCGAATTGTACTCTCCCCTCCTCACTATAGGCAAAGTTATCCCGATGAGCGCAACTGCAGCGGAAGTGACCAAGACCGCTGAGAACACGTTCCGGGATCTCCAGATCGCAGCCATCAACGAGCTTGCGCTCTACTGCGAAGCCATGGGAATCAATGTGTACGATGTCCGGACCGGTGTCGACAGCCTCAAGGGGGAAGGGATCACCAGGGCCATGCTCTGGCCGGGGGCCGGTGTCGGGGGGCACTGCCTGACCAAGGACACGTTCCACCTGGAACGTGGAGTTCAGGTTCTTGGCAAAGGTACACTCGATTACCCGGCTGGTGAACCCTCGCTGTATGTCCTGGCACGGCATATCAATGACTTCATGCCCCGTCACATGCTCACTCTCACACGACAGGGCCTGGAGCGTGCCGGGAAATCCCTGGAGAGATCGAAGATCGCCCTGCTCGGCTGGGCGTTCCTGGGGAATTCGGACGATGCCCGGGATCCACCGTCCGAGTTGTACTACGATCTGGCAAAGAAAGCCGGAGCCGAAATCTCGGTTCACGATCCATGGGTTGAATCGTACCCGGGAATTATGATTGAACGTAATATCTCTTCGGTGATGAGGAATGCAGATGCGGTTGTTGTATTCACAGGTCATAACGAGTACAGAAGCCTTAAACCGCTCGATGTTAAGACCCTGTGCGGGAAGGATCACCCGGTCATCGTGGATGGCAGAAATGTTATCGACCCGGATGTATTTATCGGGGCAGGGTTTGTATACAAGGGAGTTGGAAGAGGGGATAAGAATAGGCATGAGGTCCGGTAA
- a CDS encoding nucleotide sugar dehydrogenase gives MEDLKNIYTIVSGMDKETLHDLSELYSLVTNVYEAPTIKTAEAAKVIENIQRDLNIALMNELSMIFARLGLDTEEVLKAAATKWNFHKYKPGLVGGHCIPVDPYYLVQKAKEVGYHPKVILADRSINDGMPKYVAEMTVKGLNKVGKTIKGSNVLIMGLTYKEDVADIRESPVESMVEELKEYDVNIYGYDPLLPDSVIKHFGAIPLSKLTIKIDAVIIAVAHKQFKEMNILDICRFMNDKPVLVDVRGMINQNAAEMAGVYYKKL, from the coding sequence ATTGAAGATTTAAAGAATATCTATACGATTGTCTCTGGCATGGACAAGGAAACTCTTCATGACCTGTCCGAACTCTACAGCCTTGTCACCAATGTTTATGAAGCCCCCACCATCAAGACCGCTGAAGCAGCAAAAGTGATAGAAAATATCCAGCGGGATCTCAATATCGCTCTCATGAACGAGCTCTCGATGATTTTTGCCCGGCTCGGGCTGGATACAGAAGAGGTTCTCAAGGCTGCTGCCACCAAGTGGAACTTCCATAAATACAAACCTGGTCTTGTTGGTGGCCACTGTATTCCTGTTGACCCCTATTATCTGGTCCAGAAAGCAAAGGAGGTCGGGTATCACCCCAAGGTCATCCTTGCCGACCGATCTATCAACGATGGTATGCCGAAATACGTTGCAGAGATGACGGTCAAGGGACTTAACAAAGTCGGAAAGACTATCAAAGGATCCAATGTCCTTATTATGGGACTCACTTACAAGGAAGATGTTGCAGATATCCGGGAATCCCCGGTCGAGAGCATGGTCGAAGAACTGAAAGAATATGATGTAAACATATATGGGTACGACCCGCTTCTTCCTGATTCCGTGATCAAGCATTTCGGTGCAATCCCGTTGTCAAAATTAACTATAAAAATTGATGCTGTGATTATTGCCGTGGCTCACAAGCAATTTAAGGAAATGAATATTTTAGATATTTGCAGGTTTATGAACGATAAACCCGTACTTGTCGATGTACGGGGGATGATAAATCAGAATGCGGCGGAGATGGCGGGTGTATATTATAAAAAACTTTAA
- the wecB gene encoding UDP-N-acetylglucosamine 2-epimerase (non-hydrolyzing) — protein MKIITVVGARPQFIKCAAVSREIRRDHTEILVHTGQHYDPAMSDIFFSDLNIPKPDYNLEIGSGSHGKQTGMILEKLEDILIEENPHLVIVYGDTNSTLAGALAAVKLHIPVAHVEAGLRSFDRMMPEEINRIITDHISNLLFCPTKNAEKLLAKEGINDGVFFVGDVMTDVLVHYQLLAKKNSRIIRHLGLVPREFFIATIHRPSNTDNEHALRTILYAFGKSGIPVIFPIHPRTRHFIEKYDLRIPSNVRIIEPIGYLDMIQLMTEAKKILTDSGGIQKEAYILGVPCITLRQNTEWVETLHDGWNELVGSNEDDILSAIKKPKPIEPQKELFPAGASEKIRKILHSGI, from the coding sequence TTGAAAATTATTACTGTTGTTGGGGCACGACCACAATTTATTAAATGTGCTGCAGTATCACGAGAAATTAGAAGAGATCATACTGAAATTCTTGTTCATACCGGACAGCATTATGATCCAGCTATGTCGGATATTTTTTTTTCCGACCTAAATATCCCAAAACCGGATTATAACCTTGAGATTGGATCAGGATCACATGGAAAACAGACAGGAATGATATTAGAAAAACTCGAGGATATTCTTATTGAGGAAAATCCACATCTTGTCATTGTGTACGGTGATACTAACTCTACTCTTGCAGGTGCTCTTGCGGCGGTAAAACTTCATATACCTGTTGCACATGTCGAAGCAGGTCTACGTTCGTTCGATCGCATGATGCCGGAAGAAATTAATCGCATAATTACGGATCATATTTCCAATCTATTATTTTGCCCCACGAAAAATGCAGAAAAACTTCTTGCAAAGGAAGGTATCAATGATGGGGTTTTTTTTGTTGGTGATGTAATGACTGATGTTCTTGTTCATTATCAGCTTCTTGCAAAAAAAAACTCACGGATTATTAGACATCTTGGTCTCGTACCCCGGGAATTTTTTATAGCAACGATTCATCGTCCGTCAAATACAGATAATGAACATGCATTGAGGACAATTTTGTATGCGTTTGGTAAATCAGGAATACCCGTTATCTTTCCGATCCATCCTCGAACAAGACACTTTATTGAAAAATACGACTTACGCATCCCCTCGAATGTCCGGATTATTGAACCTATTGGTTATCTTGATATGATACAATTAATGACTGAAGCAAAAAAAATTTTAACTGATTCTGGAGGCATTCAAAAAGAAGCTTATATATTGGGTGTGCCTTGTATTACACTTCGACAGAATACTGAGTGGGTAGAGACACTTCATGATGGATGGAATGAGCTCGTTGGATCAAATGAGGATGACATCCTTTCTGCAATAAAAAAACCTAAACCCATTGAACCGCAGAAAGAACTATTTCCCGCCGGGGCTAGCGAAAAGATTCGGAAAATTCTCCATTCAGGCATTTAA
- a CDS encoding ABC transporter permease has translation MNDILNNEINNKPSIVITPPKKWVPVNFYELWNYRELLASFTMRDVKIRYKQTALGFAWAIIQPLFMMVIFTIIFGGFAQIPSDGVPYPLFSFAALLPWILFSEGLTRSTMSMVANSNIMTKVYFPRLIMPLSGILSPLVDFAVSICILFLMMAYYRVVPTINVIFLPLFILLALGTSLGVGLWLSALNVKYRDFQYTVPFIIQIWMYASPVVYPASMLPKAIQPLYGLNPMAGVIEGFRWALLGTEIPSSMIFISVLVVVVLLISGVFYFRRMEQYYADIV, from the coding sequence ATGAATGATATATTAAACAATGAAATAAACAACAAACCTTCTATTGTCATTACGCCTCCAAAAAAATGGGTTCCGGTCAATTTTTATGAACTTTGGAACTACCGAGAACTTCTTGCTTCATTTACAATGCGGGATGTAAAAATCCGTTACAAACAAACTGCACTTGGTTTTGCATGGGCAATCATTCAACCGCTTTTCATGATGGTGATTTTTACTATCATTTTTGGAGGATTTGCCCAAATTCCATCCGATGGGGTACCCTATCCGCTTTTCTCTTTTGCGGCGTTGCTTCCGTGGATACTTTTTTCAGAAGGACTTACCCGCTCAACAATGAGTATGGTTGCAAATTCTAATATCATGACAAAAGTATATTTCCCTCGTCTCATTATGCCCCTCTCCGGAATTCTATCCCCCCTTGTAGACTTTGCCGTCTCAATCTGTATTCTTTTTCTTATGATGGCGTATTACAGAGTTGTGCCGACAATAAATGTCATATTTCTTCCTCTCTTTATTCTCCTTGCACTCGGAACTTCACTGGGTGTTGGGCTCTGGCTTTCCGCATTAAATGTAAAATATCGTGATTTTCAGTATACTGTTCCCTTCATCATTCAGATTTGGATGTATGCATCACCTGTTGTTTACCCGGCAAGCATGCTCCCGAAAGCAATACAACCACTATACGGACTGAATCCAATGGCCGGTGTGATTGAAGGTTTTCGCTGGGCACTGCTCGGTACAGAAATTCCCAGTTCGATGATCTTTATATCTGTTTTAGTGGTTGTTGTTTTGCTTATTTCAGGTGTATTTTATTTCCGGAGAATGGAGCAATATTATGCTGATATTGTGTGA
- a CDS encoding ABC transporter ATP-binding protein, with amino-acid sequence MPKNYAIRVSHIGKKYNIGGPQEKYHTLRDAIVNSIRAPFKGFHRPPQNKGFWALKDISFDVEHGEIVGIIGRNGAGKSTLLKILSRITTPTEGKVELFGRVGSLLEVGTGFHPEMTGRENIFLNGSILGMKKTDIEQKFDEIVKFSEIEKFIDTPVKRYSSGMYIRLAFSVAAHLEPEILVVDEVLAVGDAAFQKKCLGKMGEVANEGRTVLFVSHNMGSIRNLCNCGVLLDGGQIKKIGEMDEVVEQYLDVNNPIYNKKQLSERKDRLGSGNIQATKFIARDGNNYNSELCSMGCVEFVIGYNAKEGKPISRLFIHLGIVNSFGIPVFSCSTAMTNSDFYNIPSDGSIICRIDEIPLIPGNYFTQIKIMDVHGLSDLITNAGSFIIGGFGDKKIIAYPSAKWGDCLVFPHWSLEI; translated from the coding sequence ATGCCTAAAAACTATGCTATCCGTGTAAGTCATATTGGAAAGAAATACAATATTGGCGGACCTCAGGAAAAATATCATACTCTCCGCGATGCTATAGTAAATTCAATACGAGCTCCATTCAAGGGATTTCATCGTCCCCCGCAAAATAAAGGATTCTGGGCATTGAAAGATATTTCCTTTGATGTAGAACACGGAGAGATAGTTGGAATTATTGGGCGGAATGGTGCAGGGAAGAGTACATTATTAAAAATTTTATCGCGGATTACGACCCCTACTGAAGGGAAGGTGGAACTTTTTGGGCGTGTTGGATCATTATTGGAAGTTGGTACAGGTTTCCATCCGGAAATGACTGGTAGAGAGAATATTTTCCTCAATGGCTCAATTCTCGGGATGAAAAAGACGGATATTGAACAAAAATTTGATGAGATTGTAAAGTTCTCAGAAATTGAAAAATTTATTGATACTCCAGTTAAAAGATATTCAAGCGGAATGTATATTCGTCTCGCTTTTTCAGTTGCGGCACATCTCGAACCAGAAATTCTAGTGGTTGATGAAGTTTTGGCTGTTGGCGATGCAGCATTTCAGAAAAAGTGTTTGGGCAAAATGGGGGAAGTAGCAAATGAGGGAAGAACGGTTCTATTTGTGAGTCACAATATGGGTTCAATCAGGAATCTATGCAATTGTGGTGTTTTGTTAGATGGGGGACAAATTAAGAAGATTGGAGAGATGGATGAAGTTGTTGAACAATATTTAGATGTAAACAATCCAATTTACAATAAAAAACAATTATCTGAGAGGAAAGATCGTTTAGGTAGTGGAAATATACAAGCAACTAAATTTATTGCACGAGATGGAAATAATTACAATTCCGAACTATGTTCTATGGGTTGTGTTGAGTTTGTGATTGGATATAATGCTAAGGAAGGTAAACCAATCTCACGTTTATTTATTCATTTAGGTATCGTAAATTCTTTCGGAATACCCGTTTTTTCCTGTAGCACAGCAATGACAAATTCAGATTTTTACAATATTCCCTCTGATGGAAGTATAATATGTCGAATAGATGAAATCCCTTTAATCCCTGGAAATTATTTCACTCAAATAAAAATTATGGATGTTCATGGATTATCTGATTTGATTACGAATGCAGGATCTTTCATTATTGGAGGATTTGGGGATAAAAAAATTATAGCATATCCTTCAGCAAAGTGGGGGGATTGTCTTGTCTTTCCTCATTGGAGCCTAGA